The following DNA comes from Verrucomicrobiota bacterium.
CTCGAAGCATCGAGCTTCTTCGAGCCGCCCAGCTGCACGTTCCCGTTCGGGACGCACATTGCCGCCGTCGAGGTGGACCGCGATACCGGTCAGGTCAACATCGTGAAATACATCGCGGTGGATGATTGCGGCAGGCAGGTAAACCCGCTTCTGGTCGAAGGCCAGGTGCAGGGCGGAATTGCTCAATCGATCGGCGCGACGCTCATGGAAGGGACCGTCTATGATGAGAACGGACAGTTGCTCACGGGGGAATTCATGGATTACGCGATTCCGCACGCGACGGATGTCCCGGATTTTGTCCTTGGGAGTACCGAGACACCTTCGCCCGCGAACCCGCTTGGCGTGAAGGGGGTGGGCGAGGCGGGAACGATCGGGGCAACGCCCGCGATCGGGAACGCCGTCATCGACGCGCTTTCATCGCTCGGGATCCGTCACCTCGACCTGCCGTTCACGCCTGAGCGGGTCTGGCGCGCGATCCAGGAAAAGGAAGGCCGGTCATGATCCCCGCTGCGTTCGACTACGTCCGGCCTGCGACGCTCGACGAGGCGCTCGACGTCCTGGCCAGACACGGCGATGATGCCAAGGTGCTCGCCGGGGGCCACAGCCTGATCCCGGCGATGAAGCTCCGGCTCGCACAACCCAAGGTGATAGTCGACATCGGCCGGATCGGCGGCCTTCGCTCAATCAGCGAACAGGACGGAAAAATCGCGATCGGCGCGCTCGCCACCCATTATGACGTTGAGTCGTCCGATCTTCTCGGACGCTCCTGCCCGCTTCTGCCCGAGGTCGCCGCCAGGATCGGTGACGTGCAGGTGCGCAACAAAGGAACCATCGGCGGCAGCTGCGTCCACGCCGATCCTGCGGCCGACTGGCCGGCGGCGATGCTCGCGCTCGACGCTGAATTTGAGCTTGCCGGCCCGCGCGGAGGCCGGATCGTGGCCGCGAAGGACTTCTTCGTGGACATGCTGACGTCGGCCGTCGAGCCGGGTGAAATCCTCAAGACGCTTCGCGTGCCGGTGACCGCGAAGTCGGTGGCGTACGTCAGGTTCACGCAGAAGGCGAGCGGCTTTGCAATCGCCGGCGTCGCCGTCGTCCTGGACACATCCCGGAAGGTTGCTGCCGTCGCGGTAACGGGCGTAGCCCCGAAGCCGTATCGCGCCGCCGCCGTGGAATCTTTGCTTCACGGATCGGAGTTATCGGCGGCAACAATCGCCGCAGCGGCTCAGAAAGCGGTTGACGGAGTTGATCCGCTCTCGGATATCCACGCCTCAGCGGAATTCCGGGCGCATCTTGCGTGCGTCCACGCAAAGCGGGCCCTGGAACTCGCTGCGAGCCGCAAATGAAGCTTTCCGCGACACACGCGTACAACGCCCCGCAGGAGAAGGTCTTTGCGGCGCTCGTCGATCCGGCGGTTCTCCAGAAGTGCATCGACGGTTGCGAGAAGATGGAGCAGACCGGAGAAGACAGTTACTCCGCGCATCTGAAAATCGGCGTTGCCGGCTTGAAGGGAAGCTACGTCGGGAAGGTGCGCATCGCGGAGAAGAACCCGCCGGTGTCGTTTACGCTTCAGGCTGATGGGAAGGGCGCTCCCGGTTGGGTAAAGGGGATCGCCCGGATCCGAATCTCGCCGAAGGGCGAGGGGAGTGAGCTCCAATGTGAATCGGAAGGGCAGGTTGGTGGGCTCATTGCGGCGGTAGGGTCGCGGCTCGTGGACGCGGCGGCGAAGAAGATGCTGGACGAATTCTTCCGCAAACTGGGCCAGCAGCTCAGCGCCTGACTTGCGTGTCTAAGAGGCCCTTCCTCGCCCCGAGCTTCGGCGCGCGAGCCTCTGGCCTGCATCGTGCCCAGCGTTGCTCACGTCGTGGACTTGCGCCCGGACATCGAGGCTCACGCAGATTGGTGCGCCGTGTTGAGCCGCCGGTCAGATGGTCTTATACCATTTAGACCATTATCTCGGTAACATTTCGACCGGATTTCAGCCCCGAAGGGGCGCTGGAACATAGCCCAGGATTTATCCTAGGTAACCGTCAAATAACGATCGAGCCCTCCTAAGGCGTCA
Coding sequences within:
- a CDS encoding carbon monoxide dehydrogenase subunit G encodes the protein MKLSATHAYNAPQEKVFAALVDPAVLQKCIDGCEKMEQTGEDSYSAHLKIGVAGLKGSYVGKVRIAEKNPPVSFTLQADGKGAPGWVKGIARIRISPKGEGSELQCESEGQVGGLIAAVGSRLVDAAAKKMLDEFFRKLGQQLSA
- a CDS encoding xanthine dehydrogenase family protein subunit M — protein: MIPAAFDYVRPATLDEALDVLARHGDDAKVLAGGHSLIPAMKLRLAQPKVIVDIGRIGGLRSISEQDGKIAIGALATHYDVESSDLLGRSCPLLPEVAARIGDVQVRNKGTIGGSCVHADPAADWPAAMLALDAEFELAGPRGGRIVAAKDFFVDMLTSAVEPGEILKTLRVPVTAKSVAYVRFTQKASGFAIAGVAVVLDTSRKVAAVAVTGVAPKPYRAAAVESLLHGSELSAATIAAAAQKAVDGVDPLSDIHASAEFRAHLACVHAKRALELAASRK